A section of the Saccopteryx leptura isolate mSacLep1 chromosome 6, mSacLep1_pri_phased_curated, whole genome shotgun sequence genome encodes:
- the STING1 gene encoding stimulator of interferon genes protein: protein MPHSSVHPSIPRPRGHRAKTAALVLLVVFLAALRVLGEPPDHLLSHLVYYLTSQQLGLLFKGVCYLAEELCHVHSRYQDSCWRAVRACLGCPIRCVALLLLSCYLYISLPNSAGLPTIWSLVLLGLSQALNILLDLQALAPAEVSTVCEQRKFSVAHGLAWSYYIGYLRLILPGLPARIRSYNQFHNILRGAQSYRLYILIPLDCGVPDDLSMVDPNIRFLHELPQQIADRAGIKGRVYTNSIYELLENGMPVGTCVLEYATPLQTLFAMSQDSRAGFSREDRLEQARLFCRALEDILADAPECQNNCRLIVYEEPAEGSSFSLSQEILSHLQQEEKEELTVGSVGTSVVPDTSILPQEPELLISGMDQPLPLRTDIF, encoded by the exons ATGCCACACTCCAGCGTGCACCCATCTATCCCTCGGCCCAGGGGTCACAGGGCCAAGACAGCAGCGCTTGTTCTTCTGGTTGTCTTCCTGGCAGCCCTTAGAGTGTTGGGGGAGCCGCCAGACCACCTTCTCAGTCACTTGGTGTACTACCTGACCTCCCAGCAGCTGGGACTGTTGTTCAAGGGAGTCTGCTATCTGGCCGAGGAGCTTTGCCACGTCCACTCCAG ATATCAGGACAGCTGCTGGAGGGCTGTGCGGGCCTGCCTGGGCTGCCCCATCCGCTGTGTGGCCCTGCTgctgctgtcctgttatctctaCATATCCCTCCCAAACTCAGCTGGCCTGCCCACCATTTGGTCACTTGTCCTCCTGGGCCTCTCACAGGCACTGAACATCCTCCTGGACCTCCAG GCCCTGGCCCCAGCTGAGGTCTCTACAGTCTGTGAACAAAGAAAATTCAGCGTGGCCCATGGGCTGGCTTGGTCATATTATATCGGGTACCTGCGGCTGATCCTGCCAG GGCTTCCAGCCCGGATTCGCAGTTACAATCAGTTTCATAACATACTACGAGGTGCACAAAGCTATCGGCTGTACATCCTCATCCCGTTGGACTGTGGGGTGCCTGATGACCTGAGCATGGTTGACCCCAACATCCGTTTCCTGCATGAGCTGCCCCAGCAAATCGCTGACCGTGCTGGCATCAAGGGCCGGGTTTACACCAACAGCATCTATGAGCTTCTGGAGAACGGGATGCCG GTGGGCACCTGTGTTCTGGAGTACGCCACCCCCTTGCAAACCCTGTTTGCCATGTCACAAGATAGCCGAGCTGGCTTTAGCCGGGAGGATCGGCTCGAGCAGGCCAGACTCTTCTGCAGAGCCCTTGAGGACATCCTGGCAGATGCCCCCGAGTGTCAGAACAACTGTCGCCTCATTGTCTATGAGG AACCTGCAGAAGGAAGCAGCTTCTCGCTGTCACAGGAGATTCTCAGTCACCTGCagcaggaggaaaaggaggagctTACTGTGGGTAGTGTGGGGACCTCAGTGGTGCCTGACACTTCCATCCTGCCCCAAGAGCCCGAGCTCCTCATCAGTGGCATGGATCAGCCTCTCCCGCTCCGCACGGATATCTTCTGA
- the SMIM33 gene encoding small integral membrane protein 33 produces the protein MHQAGRSPRLSPVVNCSAEQGLQRQLPEVLSGTWEPPQEDGLPLLTIIVTIFVLLAVFIVVAVHFGPSLHQGHATLLTEPPAPKQEGGIYLIHWRVLDPQDSHEDTQQGPPVSGSCLVPDGPRLSIDEVTYL, from the exons ATGCACCAG GCTGGCCGCTCTCCCAGGCTTTCTCCAGTTGTGAACTGCTCAGCAGAGCAAGGACTCCAGAGGCAGCTCCCAGAAGTGCTGAGCGGGACCTGGGAACCACCTCAAGAGGACGGGCTGCCTCTGCTCACCATCATTGTCACGATCTTTGTCCTGCTGGCAGTGTTTATTGTGGTGGCAGTCCACTTTGGGCCAAGTCTACACCAGGGCCATGCCACTCTCCTCACAGAGCCACCAGCCCCAAAGCAAGAAGGTGGCATCTACCTCATCCACTGGCGAGTGCTGGACCCCCAGGACAGTCATGAAGACACCCAGCAGGGCCCTCCTGTCTCTGGCTCCTGCCTTGTGCCAGATGGGCCTAGGCTCAGCATCGATGAAGTCACATATCTGTAG